One Mustelus asterias chromosome 10, sMusAst1.hap1.1, whole genome shotgun sequence DNA window includes the following coding sequences:
- the rmp64 gene encoding nucleolus and neural progenitor protein isoform X1, with protein MAAVWNVVEIPFPGASCSVAVPASSSPDGCIQDLIRACENVLTSLRSKLLTVELNVLRSLLYVFHNRLRQHKPYLALKQVEQCIKRLHDMKLSDSIQDLIELCPRTPKTQSAKTKYVPSQPALEWTALKVLGGSKLMLRLMDMCSKAFLLTIQYLRCEEFIVLNVVVTGLLSRLWVLSMNILLSLDLLYDKLFLLLNEVTKIQHLAYFKEFSFPVSIRQWFGLSYSKIIEMKFPSLSSQMSGKLSKEPGLLDKLFSGPEPLLLEDDQDATPEGNKMNDSIIPKTNQILDIGLPEQNQTLCEIEIGFQLGKGMKSQQLHSPNYSENIEKFVKEFNCSLKKNKQLHPLLDEFVRRIGATQTFSVLCRELQTIFHWFRRRKLKHGTCYLGNQFLRCQRLGMVEALGYSFPKKFHFIKMAICRYLTEKSRGKLHQDKMFEKCKSTVTLLQNYKMRQSKLYKILPRIKKSALGKKWTRVRRYAKNRSKRTLHTAPRFAFDAQAAIKRLCVTGDMSAELAGNNGLYQNLKNMAPPLGSVGGGSAVLPKMDDDIDDIFASIGI; from the exons ATGGCGGCGGTGTGGAACGTGGTGGAGATTCCATTCCCGGGAGCCTCCTGCAGCGTGGCTGTGCCCGCGAGCAGCAGCCCAG ATGGATGCATACAAGATCTTATAAGAGCCTGTGAAAATGTCTTAACATCGTTAAGGAGTAAGCTTCTTACAGTAGAGCTTAATGTTCTGCGTTCTCTGTTGTATGTTTTCCACAACAGGTTACGTCAGCACAAGCCGTATCTTGCATTGAAGCAG GTTGAACAATGTATTAAGCGTCTACACGATATGAAACTCTCAGATTCAATTCAGGACCTGATCGAATTGTGTCCAAG gACACCAAAGACACAAAGTGCTAAGACAAAATATGTCCCCAGCCAACCAGCCCTGGAGTGGACGGCGCTGAAAGTGTTGGGGGGCTCAAAGTTGATGCTGCGCCTAATGGATATGTGCTCCAAAGCATTTCT TTTGACGATTCAATATCTCCGATGCGAAGAATTTATAGTCCTAAATGTGGTTGTTACAGGATTGCTCAGCAGGTTGTG gGTCCTATCTATGAACATTTTATTAAGCCTAGATCTTTTGTATGACAAACTGTTCCTGTTACTGAATGAGGTGACTAAAATTCAACATCTGGCCTACTTTAAGGAGTTTTCCTTTCCTGTTAGTATCAGGCAATGGTTTGGGCTTTCCTATTCCAAAATCATAGAAATGAAGTTTCCAAGTCTGTCATCTCAGATGAGTGGAAAGCTCTCAAAAGAGCCAGGGTTACTTGACAAATTGTTCTCGGGGCCTGAACCTTTATTATTGGAAGATGATCAAGATGCAACACCTGAAGGAAATAAAATGAATGACAGCATCATCCCTAAAACAAATCAGATTCTAGATATCGGACTCCCTGAACAGAACCAAACACTTTGTGAAATAG AGATTGGATTTCAGTTGGGAAAAGGAATGAAGTCCCAGCAACTTCACAGTCCAAACTATTCTGAG AATATTGAGAAGTTTGTGAAGGAATTTAACTGCAGTTTGAAGAAAAATAAGCAACTACATCCTTTGCTGGACGAGTTTGTGAGAAGGATTGGTGCAACACAGACTTTCAGTGTACTGTGTAGGGAGCTCCAGACAATATTCCATTGGTTTAGGCGCAGAAAACTAAAACATGGAACCTGCTATTTAGGAAATCAGTTTCTCAGATGTCAAAGACTTGGAATGGTGGAAGCTCTTGGCTACAG TTTTCCAAAGAAGTTCCATTTCATAAAAATGGCCATCTGCAGATATCTCACTGAAAAGTCCCGGGGAAAATTGCATCAAGATAAAATGTTTGAAAAATGCAAGAGCACAGTGACCCTTCTCCAGAACTATAAGATGAGACAATCAAAATTATACAAGATATTGCCAAGGATAAAGAAGTCCGCACTCGGGAAGAAGTGGACAAGGGTTAGACGTTATGCAAAGAACAGAAGCAAAAGGACATTACATACTGCTCCACGTTTTGCATTTGATGCACAAGCTGCCATAAAGAGACTGTGTGTTACTGGAGACATGTCTGCTGAACTTGCTGGAAACAATGGTTTGTATCAGAATCTCAAAAATATGGCACCTCCACTGGGTTCTGTGGGAGGAGGTTCAGCAGTTCTGCCCAAGATGGACGATGATATTGATGACATTTTTGCATCAATTGGTATATAG
- the rmp64 gene encoding nucleolus and neural progenitor protein isoform X4, with the protein MAAVWNVVEIPFPGASCSVAVPASSSPDGCIQDLIRACENVLTSLRSKLLTVELNVLRSLLYVFHNRLRQHKPYLALKQVEQCIKRLHDMKLSDSIQDLIELCPSEQTSFVLFLSIRQWFGLSYSKIIEMKFPSLSSQMSGKLSKEPGLLDKLFSGPEPLLLEDDQDATPEGNKMNDSIIPKTNQILDIGLPEQNQTLCEIEIGFQLGKGMKSQQLHSPNYSENIEKFVKEFNCSLKKNKQLHPLLDEFVRRIGATQTFSVLCRELQTIFHWFRRRKLKHGTCYLGNQFLRCQRLGMVEALGYSFPKKFHFIKMAICRYLTEKSRGKLHQDKMFEKCKSTVTLLQNYKMRQSKLYKILPRIKKSALGKKWTRVRRYAKNRSKRTLHTAPRFAFDAQAAIKRLCVTGDMSAELAGNNGLYQNLKNMAPPLGSVGGGSAVLPKMDDDIDDIFASIGI; encoded by the exons ATGGCGGCGGTGTGGAACGTGGTGGAGATTCCATTCCCGGGAGCCTCCTGCAGCGTGGCTGTGCCCGCGAGCAGCAGCCCAG ATGGATGCATACAAGATCTTATAAGAGCCTGTGAAAATGTCTTAACATCGTTAAGGAGTAAGCTTCTTACAGTAGAGCTTAATGTTCTGCGTTCTCTGTTGTATGTTTTCCACAACAGGTTACGTCAGCACAAGCCGTATCTTGCATTGAAGCAG GTTGAACAATGTATTAAGCGTCTACACGATATGAAACTCTCAGATTCAATTCAGGACCTGATCGAATTGTGTCCAAG TGAACAAACTTCCTTTGTCTTATTTCTCAG TATCAGGCAATGGTTTGGGCTTTCCTATTCCAAAATCATAGAAATGAAGTTTCCAAGTCTGTCATCTCAGATGAGTGGAAAGCTCTCAAAAGAGCCAGGGTTACTTGACAAATTGTTCTCGGGGCCTGAACCTTTATTATTGGAAGATGATCAAGATGCAACACCTGAAGGAAATAAAATGAATGACAGCATCATCCCTAAAACAAATCAGATTCTAGATATCGGACTCCCTGAACAGAACCAAACACTTTGTGAAATAG AGATTGGATTTCAGTTGGGAAAAGGAATGAAGTCCCAGCAACTTCACAGTCCAAACTATTCTGAG AATATTGAGAAGTTTGTGAAGGAATTTAACTGCAGTTTGAAGAAAAATAAGCAACTACATCCTTTGCTGGACGAGTTTGTGAGAAGGATTGGTGCAACACAGACTTTCAGTGTACTGTGTAGGGAGCTCCAGACAATATTCCATTGGTTTAGGCGCAGAAAACTAAAACATGGAACCTGCTATTTAGGAAATCAGTTTCTCAGATGTCAAAGACTTGGAATGGTGGAAGCTCTTGGCTACAG TTTTCCAAAGAAGTTCCATTTCATAAAAATGGCCATCTGCAGATATCTCACTGAAAAGTCCCGGGGAAAATTGCATCAAGATAAAATGTTTGAAAAATGCAAGAGCACAGTGACCCTTCTCCAGAACTATAAGATGAGACAATCAAAATTATACAAGATATTGCCAAGGATAAAGAAGTCCGCACTCGGGAAGAAGTGGACAAGGGTTAGACGTTATGCAAAGAACAGAAGCAAAAGGACATTACATACTGCTCCACGTTTTGCATTTGATGCACAAGCTGCCATAAAGAGACTGTGTGTTACTGGAGACATGTCTGCTGAACTTGCTGGAAACAATGGTTTGTATCAGAATCTCAAAAATATGGCACCTCCACTGGGTTCTGTGGGAGGAGGTTCAGCAGTTCTGCCCAAGATGGACGATGATATTGATGACATTTTTGCATCAATTGGTATATAG
- the rmp64 gene encoding nucleolus and neural progenitor protein isoform X3: MKLSDSIQDLIELCPRTPKTQSAKTKYVPSQPALEWTALKVLGGSKLMLRLMDMCSKAFLLTIQYLRCEEFIVLNVVVTGLLSRLWVLSMNILLSLDLLYDKLFLLLNEVTKIQHLAYFKEFSFPVSIRQWFGLSYSKIIEMKFPSLSSQMSGKLSKEPGLLDKLFSGPEPLLLEDDQDATPEGNKMNDSIIPKTNQILDIGLPEQNQTLCEIEIGFQLGKGMKSQQLHSPNYSENIEKFVKEFNCSLKKNKQLHPLLDEFVRRIGATQTFSVLCRELQTIFHWFRRRKLKHGTCYLGNQFLRCQRLGMVEALGYSFPKKFHFIKMAICRYLTEKSRGKLHQDKMFEKCKSTVTLLQNYKMRQSKLYKILPRIKKSALGKKWTRVRRYAKNRSKRTLHTAPRFAFDAQAAIKRLCVTGDMSAELAGNNGLYQNLKNMAPPLGSVGGGSAVLPKMDDDIDDIFASIGI; the protein is encoded by the exons ATGAAACTCTCAGATTCAATTCAGGACCTGATCGAATTGTGTCCAAG gACACCAAAGACACAAAGTGCTAAGACAAAATATGTCCCCAGCCAACCAGCCCTGGAGTGGACGGCGCTGAAAGTGTTGGGGGGCTCAAAGTTGATGCTGCGCCTAATGGATATGTGCTCCAAAGCATTTCT TTTGACGATTCAATATCTCCGATGCGAAGAATTTATAGTCCTAAATGTGGTTGTTACAGGATTGCTCAGCAGGTTGTG gGTCCTATCTATGAACATTTTATTAAGCCTAGATCTTTTGTATGACAAACTGTTCCTGTTACTGAATGAGGTGACTAAAATTCAACATCTGGCCTACTTTAAGGAGTTTTCCTTTCCTGTTAGTATCAGGCAATGGTTTGGGCTTTCCTATTCCAAAATCATAGAAATGAAGTTTCCAAGTCTGTCATCTCAGATGAGTGGAAAGCTCTCAAAAGAGCCAGGGTTACTTGACAAATTGTTCTCGGGGCCTGAACCTTTATTATTGGAAGATGATCAAGATGCAACACCTGAAGGAAATAAAATGAATGACAGCATCATCCCTAAAACAAATCAGATTCTAGATATCGGACTCCCTGAACAGAACCAAACACTTTGTGAAATAG AGATTGGATTTCAGTTGGGAAAAGGAATGAAGTCCCAGCAACTTCACAGTCCAAACTATTCTGAG AATATTGAGAAGTTTGTGAAGGAATTTAACTGCAGTTTGAAGAAAAATAAGCAACTACATCCTTTGCTGGACGAGTTTGTGAGAAGGATTGGTGCAACACAGACTTTCAGTGTACTGTGTAGGGAGCTCCAGACAATATTCCATTGGTTTAGGCGCAGAAAACTAAAACATGGAACCTGCTATTTAGGAAATCAGTTTCTCAGATGTCAAAGACTTGGAATGGTGGAAGCTCTTGGCTACAG TTTTCCAAAGAAGTTCCATTTCATAAAAATGGCCATCTGCAGATATCTCACTGAAAAGTCCCGGGGAAAATTGCATCAAGATAAAATGTTTGAAAAATGCAAGAGCACAGTGACCCTTCTCCAGAACTATAAGATGAGACAATCAAAATTATACAAGATATTGCCAAGGATAAAGAAGTCCGCACTCGGGAAGAAGTGGACAAGGGTTAGACGTTATGCAAAGAACAGAAGCAAAAGGACATTACATACTGCTCCACGTTTTGCATTTGATGCACAAGCTGCCATAAAGAGACTGTGTGTTACTGGAGACATGTCTGCTGAACTTGCTGGAAACAATGGTTTGTATCAGAATCTCAAAAATATGGCACCTCCACTGGGTTCTGTGGGAGGAGGTTCAGCAGTTCTGCCCAAGATGGACGATGATATTGATGACATTTTTGCATCAATTGGTATATAG
- the rmp64 gene encoding nucleolus and neural progenitor protein isoform X2 yields MAAVWNVVEIPFPGASCSVAVPASSSPDGCIQDLIRACENVLTSLRSKLLTVELNVLRSLLYVFHNRLRQHKPYLALKQVEQCIKRLHDMKLSDSIQDLIELCPSEQTSFVLFLSLTIQYLRCEEFIVLNVVVTGLLSRLWVLSMNILLSLDLLYDKLFLLLNEVTKIQHLAYFKEFSFPVSIRQWFGLSYSKIIEMKFPSLSSQMSGKLSKEPGLLDKLFSGPEPLLLEDDQDATPEGNKMNDSIIPKTNQILDIGLPEQNQTLCEIEIGFQLGKGMKSQQLHSPNYSENIEKFVKEFNCSLKKNKQLHPLLDEFVRRIGATQTFSVLCRELQTIFHWFRRRKLKHGTCYLGNQFLRCQRLGMVEALGYSFPKKFHFIKMAICRYLTEKSRGKLHQDKMFEKCKSTVTLLQNYKMRQSKLYKILPRIKKSALGKKWTRVRRYAKNRSKRTLHTAPRFAFDAQAAIKRLCVTGDMSAELAGNNGLYQNLKNMAPPLGSVGGGSAVLPKMDDDIDDIFASIGI; encoded by the exons ATGGCGGCGGTGTGGAACGTGGTGGAGATTCCATTCCCGGGAGCCTCCTGCAGCGTGGCTGTGCCCGCGAGCAGCAGCCCAG ATGGATGCATACAAGATCTTATAAGAGCCTGTGAAAATGTCTTAACATCGTTAAGGAGTAAGCTTCTTACAGTAGAGCTTAATGTTCTGCGTTCTCTGTTGTATGTTTTCCACAACAGGTTACGTCAGCACAAGCCGTATCTTGCATTGAAGCAG GTTGAACAATGTATTAAGCGTCTACACGATATGAAACTCTCAGATTCAATTCAGGACCTGATCGAATTGTGTCCAAG TGAACAAACTTCCTTTGTCTTATTTCTCAG TTTGACGATTCAATATCTCCGATGCGAAGAATTTATAGTCCTAAATGTGGTTGTTACAGGATTGCTCAGCAGGTTGTG gGTCCTATCTATGAACATTTTATTAAGCCTAGATCTTTTGTATGACAAACTGTTCCTGTTACTGAATGAGGTGACTAAAATTCAACATCTGGCCTACTTTAAGGAGTTTTCCTTTCCTGTTAGTATCAGGCAATGGTTTGGGCTTTCCTATTCCAAAATCATAGAAATGAAGTTTCCAAGTCTGTCATCTCAGATGAGTGGAAAGCTCTCAAAAGAGCCAGGGTTACTTGACAAATTGTTCTCGGGGCCTGAACCTTTATTATTGGAAGATGATCAAGATGCAACACCTGAAGGAAATAAAATGAATGACAGCATCATCCCTAAAACAAATCAGATTCTAGATATCGGACTCCCTGAACAGAACCAAACACTTTGTGAAATAG AGATTGGATTTCAGTTGGGAAAAGGAATGAAGTCCCAGCAACTTCACAGTCCAAACTATTCTGAG AATATTGAGAAGTTTGTGAAGGAATTTAACTGCAGTTTGAAGAAAAATAAGCAACTACATCCTTTGCTGGACGAGTTTGTGAGAAGGATTGGTGCAACACAGACTTTCAGTGTACTGTGTAGGGAGCTCCAGACAATATTCCATTGGTTTAGGCGCAGAAAACTAAAACATGGAACCTGCTATTTAGGAAATCAGTTTCTCAGATGTCAAAGACTTGGAATGGTGGAAGCTCTTGGCTACAG TTTTCCAAAGAAGTTCCATTTCATAAAAATGGCCATCTGCAGATATCTCACTGAAAAGTCCCGGGGAAAATTGCATCAAGATAAAATGTTTGAAAAATGCAAGAGCACAGTGACCCTTCTCCAGAACTATAAGATGAGACAATCAAAATTATACAAGATATTGCCAAGGATAAAGAAGTCCGCACTCGGGAAGAAGTGGACAAGGGTTAGACGTTATGCAAAGAACAGAAGCAAAAGGACATTACATACTGCTCCACGTTTTGCATTTGATGCACAAGCTGCCATAAAGAGACTGTGTGTTACTGGAGACATGTCTGCTGAACTTGCTGGAAACAATGGTTTGTATCAGAATCTCAAAAATATGGCACCTCCACTGGGTTCTGTGGGAGGAGGTTCAGCAGTTCTGCCCAAGATGGACGATGATATTGATGACATTTTTGCATCAATTGGTATATAG